One part of the Dyadobacter sp. 676 genome encodes these proteins:
- a CDS encoding SDR family NAD(P)-dependent oxidoreductase, with protein sequence MPKQVIVSGATGNLGKDVVKKLTELGYGLHINVREGKTDAYADNAHVSNYLADLADAGQAELFVAKAIASAGRIEAGILLAGGFAMGRLADTTDADIERMLTMNFKTAFHVVKPLMKHFKANGGGQFIFIGARPALAPETGTGSFAYTLSKTLIFQMADLINAEGKSKHITATVIVPSIIDTPDNRTAMPGSDFSKWVPAADLAEGVAFVLSDTGKKLRQTVLKLYNEA encoded by the coding sequence ATGCCCAAACAAGTCATCGTCAGCGGAGCCACCGGAAACCTCGGTAAAGATGTTGTCAAAAAACTAACGGAGCTTGGTTATGGCTTGCATATCAACGTCCGTGAGGGCAAAACGGACGCTTATGCCGACAATGCACACGTTTCGAACTACCTCGCCGACCTCGCCGATGCCGGGCAGGCCGAACTGTTCGTAGCCAAAGCAATCGCCAGCGCCGGCCGGATCGAAGCCGGCATATTGCTCGCAGGCGGTTTCGCCATGGGGCGACTCGCCGACACTACCGACGCCGACATCGAGCGAATGCTGACGATGAATTTCAAAACGGCATTTCACGTTGTGAAGCCTCTGATGAAACACTTCAAAGCGAACGGAGGCGGCCAGTTCATCTTCATAGGAGCACGTCCTGCGCTCGCGCCCGAAACGGGCACCGGAAGTTTCGCTTATACACTCTCGAAAACGCTCATTTTCCAGATGGCCGATCTTATCAATGCCGAGGGGAAATCGAAGCACATTACGGCAACCGTAATCGTTCCCAGCATTATCGACACGCCCGATAACCGCACCGCTATGCCCGGCTCCGATTTCAGCAAATGGGTCCCCGCCGCCGATTTGGCCGAAGGCGTCGCTTTTGTATTAAGTGATACGGGCAAAAAGTTGCGGCAGACTGTTTTGAAACTTTATAACGAAGCCTAA
- a CDS encoding hemolysin family protein codes for MVLQVIITLVLVLLNGFFVAAEFAIVKIRASQLEQKAQEGNRMAILSKQIVSNLDGYLAATQFGITLASLGLGWIGEPVVSKMIIGAMDLVGLSIDPEVAHHIALPTAFAIITVLHIVFGELAPKSIAIQRPESTTLALSYPLHGFFLIFRPVVWLLNGIANVILKGVGITPSHGSEVHSSDELRYLVQQQKESGMIEAADYDLIKNAFDFSERVARQIMIPRPQVVGIDVNDFPEAKLEKIIEEGYSRMPVYEDTLDQVIGVLHLKDLLLKMRQGKEIVLRELIRPVATVHGSKPIGALLREFQVNRQQMAVIVDEYGGVDGIVTMEDILEELVGEIQDEYDNEAPIVKNEADNTYTVQGAASIADLNDRLPHDITKRPDYETLAGYLIWKCGRIPAVGEKVRTKHYEFTVLKKQRSTISQVKIAVLEG; via the coding sequence ATGGTTTTACAGGTTATCATTACCCTTGTACTCGTTCTGCTGAATGGGTTTTTCGTCGCTGCCGAGTTCGCAATAGTTAAAATCCGCGCTTCGCAGCTCGAACAGAAGGCTCAGGAGGGAAACCGGATGGCCATTCTTTCCAAACAAATTGTGTCTAATCTTGATGGCTATCTGGCTGCTACCCAGTTTGGTATCACGCTCGCGAGCCTTGGATTGGGTTGGATAGGGGAGCCGGTCGTTTCGAAAATGATCATTGGCGCAATGGACCTGGTAGGCCTTTCCATTGATCCGGAAGTGGCGCACCACATCGCGTTACCTACCGCATTCGCCATTATCACCGTTCTGCATATTGTTTTTGGCGAGCTCGCTCCCAAGTCGATCGCGATTCAGCGGCCGGAGTCGACGACCTTGGCTTTGTCCTATCCGCTGCATGGTTTTTTCCTGATATTCAGGCCGGTGGTGTGGCTGCTGAATGGAATCGCGAATGTGATTCTGAAAGGAGTCGGGATCACACCGTCGCATGGCAGCGAGGTGCATAGCAGCGACGAACTGCGCTATCTGGTTCAACAGCAGAAGGAAAGCGGGATGATCGAAGCGGCGGATTATGACCTGATCAAAAATGCCTTCGATTTCTCGGAACGGGTCGCGCGGCAGATTATGATCCCCCGGCCTCAGGTAGTGGGGATCGACGTGAACGATTTCCCTGAAGCCAAACTCGAAAAAATTATAGAAGAAGGCTATTCCAGGATGCCGGTTTACGAAGATACGCTGGACCAGGTGATCGGTGTTTTGCATTTGAAAGACTTGCTGCTTAAAATGCGGCAAGGTAAGGAGATCGTGCTGCGCGAGCTGATAAGGCCGGTCGCTACGGTGCACGGCTCAAAACCAATCGGAGCATTGTTGCGTGAGTTCCAGGTGAACCGCCAGCAAATGGCCGTGATCGTCGACGAGTACGGCGGCGTGGACGGCATTGTGACAATGGAAGACATTCTGGAAGAATTGGTTGGGGAGATCCAGGACGAATACGATAATGAGGCCCCGATCGTTAAAAACGAAGCCGACAATACCTATACCGTGCAGGGCGCGGCATCCATCGCCGACCTGAACGACAGGCTGCCGCACGACATTACCAAGCGCCCCGACTACGAGACGCTAGCCGGTTACCTGATCTGGAAATGCGGCCGGATTCCGGCGGTGGGCGAGAAGGTCAGAACGAAACATTATGAGTTTACTGTGCTTAAAAAACAGCGGAGTACGATTTCCCAGGTGAAGATTGCGGTTTTGGAAGGTTAG